The following are encoded in a window of Platichthys flesus chromosome 19, fPlaFle2.1, whole genome shotgun sequence genomic DNA:
- the LOC133975038 gene encoding transmembrane protein 150C-like isoform X1 produces the protein MNHAFAKPPLILPWLTERDGIYLAISEIIIPGDTMWNCSPWALLPPVYSLFTAAGLWVVYFVAVNDKQIVPLSFQGSRVNKSRRLPYISIAGDFPPASCIFSEVMNLAVFVGLIIAILRYLQLKHTTVKPWLNISSLVVFSISCFGMTLVGNVQLSTGRLIHELGTSLTFGLGTLICWVQSCITLKVDFRNEGRKVAIIRFLLSGAATVSLFIRLLRMMDDLQGVRCQWALVMFFLAFIGTFAIEFRHSRFGILCTDNIQTHSEM, from the exons ATGAACCACGCATTTGCAAAGCCACCGCTGATCCTGCCCTGGCTTACAGAGCGGGAT ggCATTTATCTCGCAATATCCGAGATAATTATCCCAGGGGACACGATGTGGAACTGCAGTCCATGGGCTCTTCTGCCTCCTGTCTACTCTCTGTTCACAGCCGCTGGACTGTGGGTGGT ATACTTTGTCGCTGTCAATGATAAGCAGATTGTGCCCCTGAGCTTTCAAGGAAG caGAGTAAATAAATCTAGGCGTCTCCCGTACATAAG tATTGCAGGGGACTTTCCACCAGCCAGCTGCATCTTCAGTGAGGTCATGAACCTGGCAGTATTTGTGG GGTTGATTATTGCCATCCTAAGATACCTTCAGCTGAAACACACCACAGTCAAACCATGGCTGAATATCAGTAGTCTTGTggttttttctatttcctgctTTGGAATGACACTTGTAGGAAATGTTCAG ttATCGACTGGTAGGCTGATTCACGAACTGGgcacatctctgacgtttggaCTGGGAACACTCATCTGTTGGGTGCAGTCCTGCATCACCCTGAAGGTGGACTTCAGGAACGAGGGGAGGAAGGTTGCAATCATTCGTTTCCTGTTGTCTGGAGCTGCCACTGTCTCCCTGTTCATCC GTCTCCTCCGTATGATGGACGACCTCCAGGGAGTCCGATGCCAGTGGGCACTGGTCATGTTCTTCCTCGCCTTCATCGGCACTTTTGCCATCGAGTTTCGTCACAGCCGCTTTGGGATATTGTGCACAGATAACATACAGACCCACTCTGAAATGTAA
- the LOC133975038 gene encoding transmembrane protein 150C-like isoform X3: MNHAFAKPPLILPWLTERDGIYLAISEIIIPGDTMWNCSPWALLPPVYSLFTAAGLWVVYFVAVNDKQIVPLSFQGSIAGDFPPASCIFSEVMNLAVFVGLIIAILRYLQLKHTTVKPWLNISSLVVFSISCFGMTLVGNVQLSTGRLIHELGTSLTFGLGTLICWVQSCITLKVDFRNEGRKVAIIRFLLSGAATVSLFIRLLRMMDDLQGVRCQWALVMFFLAFIGTFAIEFRHSRFGILCTDNIQTHSEM, encoded by the exons ATGAACCACGCATTTGCAAAGCCACCGCTGATCCTGCCCTGGCTTACAGAGCGGGAT ggCATTTATCTCGCAATATCCGAGATAATTATCCCAGGGGACACGATGTGGAACTGCAGTCCATGGGCTCTTCTGCCTCCTGTCTACTCTCTGTTCACAGCCGCTGGACTGTGGGTGGT ATACTTTGTCGCTGTCAATGATAAGCAGATTGTGCCCCTGAGCTTTCAAGGAAG tATTGCAGGGGACTTTCCACCAGCCAGCTGCATCTTCAGTGAGGTCATGAACCTGGCAGTATTTGTGG GGTTGATTATTGCCATCCTAAGATACCTTCAGCTGAAACACACCACAGTCAAACCATGGCTGAATATCAGTAGTCTTGTggttttttctatttcctgctTTGGAATGACACTTGTAGGAAATGTTCAG ttATCGACTGGTAGGCTGATTCACGAACTGGgcacatctctgacgtttggaCTGGGAACACTCATCTGTTGGGTGCAGTCCTGCATCACCCTGAAGGTGGACTTCAGGAACGAGGGGAGGAAGGTTGCAATCATTCGTTTCCTGTTGTCTGGAGCTGCCACTGTCTCCCTGTTCATCC GTCTCCTCCGTATGATGGACGACCTCCAGGGAGTCCGATGCCAGTGGGCACTGGTCATGTTCTTCCTCGCCTTCATCGGCACTTTTGCCATCGAGTTTCGTCACAGCCGCTTTGGGATATTGTGCACAGATAACATACAGACCCACTCTGAAATGTAA
- the LOC133975038 gene encoding transmembrane protein 150C-like isoform X2 — protein MNHAFAKPPLILPWLTERDGIYLAISEIIIPGDTMWNCSPWALLPPVYSLFTAAGLWVVYFVAVNDKQIVPLSFQGRVNKSRRLPYISIAGDFPPASCIFSEVMNLAVFVGLIIAILRYLQLKHTTVKPWLNISSLVVFSISCFGMTLVGNVQLSTGRLIHELGTSLTFGLGTLICWVQSCITLKVDFRNEGRKVAIIRFLLSGAATVSLFIRLLRMMDDLQGVRCQWALVMFFLAFIGTFAIEFRHSRFGILCTDNIQTHSEM, from the exons ATGAACCACGCATTTGCAAAGCCACCGCTGATCCTGCCCTGGCTTACAGAGCGGGAT ggCATTTATCTCGCAATATCCGAGATAATTATCCCAGGGGACACGATGTGGAACTGCAGTCCATGGGCTCTTCTGCCTCCTGTCTACTCTCTGTTCACAGCCGCTGGACTGTGGGTGGT ATACTTTGTCGCTGTCAATGATAAGCAGATTGTGCCCCTGAGCTTTCAAGGAAG AGTAAATAAATCTAGGCGTCTCCCGTACATAAG tATTGCAGGGGACTTTCCACCAGCCAGCTGCATCTTCAGTGAGGTCATGAACCTGGCAGTATTTGTGG GGTTGATTATTGCCATCCTAAGATACCTTCAGCTGAAACACACCACAGTCAAACCATGGCTGAATATCAGTAGTCTTGTggttttttctatttcctgctTTGGAATGACACTTGTAGGAAATGTTCAG ttATCGACTGGTAGGCTGATTCACGAACTGGgcacatctctgacgtttggaCTGGGAACACTCATCTGTTGGGTGCAGTCCTGCATCACCCTGAAGGTGGACTTCAGGAACGAGGGGAGGAAGGTTGCAATCATTCGTTTCCTGTTGTCTGGAGCTGCCACTGTCTCCCTGTTCATCC GTCTCCTCCGTATGATGGACGACCTCCAGGGAGTCCGATGCCAGTGGGCACTGGTCATGTTCTTCCTCGCCTTCATCGGCACTTTTGCCATCGAGTTTCGTCACAGCCGCTTTGGGATATTGTGCACAGATAACATACAGACCCACTCTGAAATGTAA
- the LOC133975038 gene encoding transmembrane protein 150C-like isoform X4: MWNCSPWALLPPVYSLFTAAGLWVVYFVAVNDKQIVPLSFQGSRVNKSRRLPYISIAGDFPPASCIFSEVMNLAVFVGLIIAILRYLQLKHTTVKPWLNISSLVVFSISCFGMTLVGNVQLSTGRLIHELGTSLTFGLGTLICWVQSCITLKVDFRNEGRKVAIIRFLLSGAATVSLFIRLLRMMDDLQGVRCQWALVMFFLAFIGTFAIEFRHSRFGILCTDNIQTHSEM, from the exons ATGTGGAACTGCAGTCCATGGGCTCTTCTGCCTCCTGTCTACTCTCTGTTCACAGCCGCTGGACTGTGGGTGGT ATACTTTGTCGCTGTCAATGATAAGCAGATTGTGCCCCTGAGCTTTCAAGGAAG caGAGTAAATAAATCTAGGCGTCTCCCGTACATAAG tATTGCAGGGGACTTTCCACCAGCCAGCTGCATCTTCAGTGAGGTCATGAACCTGGCAGTATTTGTGG GGTTGATTATTGCCATCCTAAGATACCTTCAGCTGAAACACACCACAGTCAAACCATGGCTGAATATCAGTAGTCTTGTggttttttctatttcctgctTTGGAATGACACTTGTAGGAAATGTTCAG ttATCGACTGGTAGGCTGATTCACGAACTGGgcacatctctgacgtttggaCTGGGAACACTCATCTGTTGGGTGCAGTCCTGCATCACCCTGAAGGTGGACTTCAGGAACGAGGGGAGGAAGGTTGCAATCATTCGTTTCCTGTTGTCTGGAGCTGCCACTGTCTCCCTGTTCATCC GTCTCCTCCGTATGATGGACGACCTCCAGGGAGTCCGATGCCAGTGGGCACTGGTCATGTTCTTCCTCGCCTTCATCGGCACTTTTGCCATCGAGTTTCGTCACAGCCGCTTTGGGATATTGTGCACAGATAACATACAGACCCACTCTGAAATGTAA
- the LOC133975041 gene encoding transmembrane protein 150C-like, with product MWNCSPWALLPPVYSLFTAAGLWVVYFVAVNDKQIFPLSSQGSKVNGSWYPPYISVAGNFPPASCIFSEVMNLAAFVGLIIAVLRYLQLKHTTVKPWLNISCLVGFAIGCFGMTLIGNVQLFTVKKIHDLGTLLTFGLGTLFCWVQSYITLKVDLRNEGRKVGISRFLLSGAVTACMIIGPILVVKDLHMHGARCQWALVMFFLAFIGTFAIEFRHSRFEMVCTDNIQTHSEMYRNELDRL from the exons ATGTGGAACTGCAGTCCATGGGCTCTTCTGCCTCCTGTCTACTCTCTGTTCACAGCCGCTGGACTCTGGGTGGT TTACTTTGTCGCTGTCAACGATAAGCAGATCTTCCCCCTGAGCTCACAAGGAAG caAAGTAAATGGATCCTGGTATCCCCCGTACATAAG tGTTGCAGGCAACTTTCCACCAGCCAGTTGTATCTTCAGCGAGGTCATGAACCTGGCAGCATTTGTGG GGTTGATTATTGCCGTCCTAAGATACCTTCAGCTGAAACACACCACAGTCAAACCATGGCTGAATATCAGTTGTCTTGTGGGTTTTGCTATTGGCTGCTTTGGAATGACACTCATAGGAAACGTCCAG ttATTCACTGTTAAGAAGATTCACGACCTGGGCACACTTCTGACGTTTGGACTGGGAACACTCTTCTGCTGGGTGCAGTCCTACATCACCCTGAAGGTGGACCTCAGGAACGAGGGGAGGAAGGTTGGAATCAGTCGTTTCCTGTTGTCTGGAGCTGTCACTGCCTGCATGATCATCG GTCCAATCCTGGTGGTGAAGGACCTCCACATGCACGGAGCCCGATGCCAGTGGGCGCTGGTCATGTTCTTCCTCGCCTTCATTGGCACTTTTGCCATCGAGTTTCGTCACAGCCGCTTCGAGATGGTGTGCACAGATAACATACAGACCCACTCTGAAATGTACAGGAACGAGCTGGACCGACTGTAG
- the enoph1 gene encoding enolase-phosphatase E1 isoform X1, with translation MATVPIPAGTSALLLDIEGTTTPITFVKDILFPYIREHLEDHLSNHWEEDECKQDVHLLKKQIEEDMKQNRSCPVHAVDQTVHTDEEKAIREVVDNVLWQMAADRKSTALKQLQGHMWRSAYASGRIKGEIYQDVIPSIKRWKGQGLKVYVYSSGSVEAQKLLFGHSVEGDVLDLFDGHFDTCIGTKVEGKSYEKIAAKIGCQPEEITFLTDVAREAKAAEEAGLNVLVVVRAGNMELTDEERANYKLITSFNQLELMGRV, from the exons ATGGCCACTGTTCCAATTCCTGCTGGGACCAGTGCACTCTTACTGGACATCGAAGGCACCACCACACCCATCACATTTGTTAAG GATATCTTATTTCCGTACATCAGGGAGCATCTTGAGGATCACCTGTCGAATCACTGGGAAGAAGACGAGTGCAAACAAGATGTTCATCTTCTAAAAAAACAG ATTGAAGAAGACATGAAACAGAACCGGTCGTGTCCTGTCCATGCCGTGGACCAGACGGTTCACACAGATGAGGAGAAGGCCATTAGAGAAGTGGTGGATAATGTGCTGTGGCAGATGGCGGCAGACAGGAAGTCGACAGCACTCAAACAACTCCAGGGTCACATGTGGAGGTCGGCGTATGCCTCAGGCAGAATCAAAGGCGA GATCTATCAGGACGTAATCCCATCCATCAAAAGATGGAAAGGACAGGGCCTTAAAGTCTACGTATACTCTTCTGGAAGCGTGGAGGCACAGAAACTTCTGTTCGGACACTCTGTTGAAGGAGATGTTTTAGAC ttaTTCGATGGTCACTTCGACACCTGTATAGGAACTAAAGTGGAAGGAAAAAGTTATGAAAAAATTGCAGCGAAAATTGGCTGTCAACCGGAGGAAATCACGTTCCTGACAGACGTCGCTCGAG AGGCCAAAGCAGCCGAAGAAGCTGGGCTGAAcgtgctggtggtggtgagaGCTGGAAACATGGAGCTGACCGACGAGGAGCGGGCCAACTACAAACTCATCACATCCTTTAACCAACTTGAACTGATGGGTCGAGTttaa
- the enoph1 gene encoding enolase-phosphatase E1 isoform X2, whose amino-acid sequence MKQNRSCPVHAVDQTVHTDEEKAIREVVDNVLWQMAADRKSTALKQLQGHMWRSAYASGRIKGEIYQDVIPSIKRWKGQGLKVYVYSSGSVEAQKLLFGHSVEGDVLDLFDGHFDTCIGTKVEGKSYEKIAAKIGCQPEEITFLTDVAREAKAAEEAGLNVLVVVRAGNMELTDEERANYKLITSFNQLELMGRV is encoded by the exons ATGAAACAGAACCGGTCGTGTCCTGTCCATGCCGTGGACCAGACGGTTCACACAGATGAGGAGAAGGCCATTAGAGAAGTGGTGGATAATGTGCTGTGGCAGATGGCGGCAGACAGGAAGTCGACAGCACTCAAACAACTCCAGGGTCACATGTGGAGGTCGGCGTATGCCTCAGGCAGAATCAAAGGCGA GATCTATCAGGACGTAATCCCATCCATCAAAAGATGGAAAGGACAGGGCCTTAAAGTCTACGTATACTCTTCTGGAAGCGTGGAGGCACAGAAACTTCTGTTCGGACACTCTGTTGAAGGAGATGTTTTAGAC ttaTTCGATGGTCACTTCGACACCTGTATAGGAACTAAAGTGGAAGGAAAAAGTTATGAAAAAATTGCAGCGAAAATTGGCTGTCAACCGGAGGAAATCACGTTCCTGACAGACGTCGCTCGAG AGGCCAAAGCAGCCGAAGAAGCTGGGCTGAAcgtgctggtggtggtgagaGCTGGAAACATGGAGCTGACCGACGAGGAGCGGGCCAACTACAAACTCATCACATCCTTTAACCAACTTGAACTGATGGGTCGAGTttaa